One Kangiella geojedonensis DNA segment encodes these proteins:
- a CDS encoding PilZ domain-containing protein has protein sequence MRIEQDGQSKKPKLAGQNPSDARRFFRVSIHLPVAIRQQNSDVLISESLDISEGGVLVKNNNDTRLKKGDNVKVHIEGILGEDLDHMVLHPMRVIRVEEDKIALEFV, from the coding sequence ATGAGAATAGAGCAAGATGGTCAATCTAAGAAGCCCAAACTAGCTGGGCAGAATCCTAGTGATGCAAGACGCTTCTTTAGAGTATCTATACACCTTCCCGTTGCAATCAGGCAACAAAACTCTGACGTACTAATATCCGAAAGCTTAGACATTTCAGAAGGCGGCGTATTGGTCAAAAACAACAATGATACAAGGCTAAAGAAAGGTGACAACGTCAAAGTCCACATTGAAGGTATTCTCGGTGAGGATCTTGACCATATGGTGCTTCACCCCATGCGAGTAATACGCGTAGAAGAAGACAAAATAGCACTAGAATTTGTATAG
- the coaBC gene encoding bifunctional phosphopantothenoylcysteine decarboxylase/phosphopantothenate--cysteine ligase CoaBC has translation MSLQGKKILLGITGGIAAYKSAELSRLLIKAGAEVRCVMTKGAQAFITPMTFQALTGNPVHEHLLDPDAEAAMGHIELARWADLVLIAPATADVMAKLVAGAADDLLSTLCLATASPVVIAPAMNQQMWANRATQANVATLLDRDISIWGPDSGDQACGDVGPGRMLEPQALLQHVERFFYPKTLDGQHWVITAGPTVEAIDPVRYLANRSSGKMGYAIAEAAARAGAKVTLISGPVCLATPFGVNRVSVESAQSMLDGVKDAVSGESVFVSCAAVADYKPKEVASEKMKKSGDDGLVMELTQNPDILKWAAQESGAFCVGFAAETQNVSEYAKAKMERKGITMICANDVSRCDIGFSCDDNELQVFYRDNNDVKQQAIGPASKSLVAEELIQLIDKVRQS, from the coding sequence ATGAGTTTGCAAGGTAAAAAAATCCTGTTAGGAATAACGGGCGGCATAGCTGCGTACAAAAGCGCTGAATTGAGTCGTTTGCTGATTAAAGCAGGCGCGGAGGTTCGTTGCGTCATGACAAAGGGCGCGCAAGCCTTTATTACACCGATGACCTTTCAAGCCTTAACCGGCAACCCCGTGCATGAGCATTTGCTTGATCCTGATGCTGAAGCGGCCATGGGGCATATTGAGTTGGCTCGCTGGGCAGACTTGGTGTTGATTGCGCCGGCGACAGCGGATGTGATGGCGAAGCTGGTCGCTGGAGCAGCCGATGATCTGTTGAGCACATTATGCTTGGCAACTGCATCACCAGTGGTAATTGCGCCAGCAATGAATCAACAAATGTGGGCTAACCGAGCAACGCAAGCTAATGTGGCGACACTCTTAGACCGAGACATCAGCATTTGGGGCCCAGATTCAGGTGACCAAGCCTGCGGCGATGTTGGCCCAGGAAGAATGTTAGAGCCGCAAGCTCTGCTACAACATGTCGAACGATTTTTTTACCCCAAAACATTAGACGGTCAACACTGGGTCATTACTGCAGGGCCTACTGTAGAAGCAATAGACCCTGTCCGTTATTTGGCGAACCGTAGCTCTGGAAAAATGGGGTATGCTATCGCGGAAGCCGCAGCTCGTGCGGGAGCCAAAGTGACCCTGATCAGTGGCCCAGTTTGTCTTGCGACACCGTTTGGGGTTAACCGAGTTAGTGTCGAAAGTGCGCAGTCTATGCTGGACGGCGTCAAAGATGCTGTTTCAGGCGAATCGGTATTTGTGTCTTGTGCAGCGGTGGCGGATTACAAGCCAAAAGAAGTTGCTAGCGAAAAGATGAAAAAGTCCGGTGATGATGGTTTGGTCATGGAGCTGACGCAAAACCCTGATATTTTAAAATGGGCGGCACAAGAGAGTGGGGCTTTCTGTGTTGGCTTTGCTGCTGAAACGCAGAATGTTAGCGAATATGCTAAAGCTAAAATGGAACGCAAGGGGATTACCATGATTTGTGCAAACGATGTGAGTCGTTGCGATATAGGGTTTTCTTGCGATGATAATGAACTACAGGTTTTTTATCGTGATAATAATGACGTAAAACAACAGGCGATAGGCCCAGCAAGTAAATCGCTGGTTGCTGAAGAGCTAATACAATTAATTGATAAAGTTCGCCAATCTTAA
- the radC gene encoding RadC family protein, giving the protein MKIMEWPAQERPRERLLRNGAESLSDAELLAIFLRTGTKSHNVVDLSRHLLKEFGGLRQLLEANLKEFTHQPGMGNAKFCQLQASLELSKRYLQQSLQHNQSFSSPDDVRDFLSSLLSRHKREQFVVLFLNNQHQLLVQETLFQGTINSSEVHPRVVVEKALSYHAAAVILAHNHPSGCLEPSPSDRHITDRIRQALQLVDIRTLDHIIIAQNKSYSFAEHGLI; this is encoded by the coding sequence ATGAAAATAATGGAATGGCCAGCACAGGAAAGGCCACGAGAACGCCTACTCAGAAACGGCGCAGAAAGCCTATCCGATGCAGAATTATTGGCAATTTTTCTACGTACCGGAACCAAAAGTCATAATGTTGTTGATCTATCACGCCATTTACTTAAAGAGTTTGGTGGACTACGACAACTACTCGAAGCCAACCTAAAAGAGTTTACACATCAACCAGGCATGGGCAATGCAAAATTCTGTCAGCTCCAAGCCAGTCTAGAGTTATCCAAGCGCTACTTGCAACAAAGTCTTCAACACAATCAAAGCTTTAGCTCACCGGATGATGTGCGAGACTTCTTATCATCGCTCCTAAGCCGTCACAAGCGCGAACAATTTGTGGTGCTGTTCCTCAATAATCAGCATCAACTTCTGGTTCAAGAGACCCTGTTTCAGGGCACAATAAATAGCTCAGAAGTGCACCCAAGGGTTGTGGTTGAGAAGGCCCTGAGTTATCATGCCGCCGCAGTGATATTGGCGCACAACCACCCCAGTGGTTGCTTGGAACCCAGTCCTTCCGATCGGCATATTACCGACCGCATCCGACAGGCTCTCCAGCTAGTAGACATTCGAACGTTGGACCACATTATTATCGCGCAAAATAAAAGCTACTCCTTTGCGGAACATGGCTTAATTTAA
- the slmA gene encoding nucleoid occlusion factor SlmA: MTTRNSSKRKNEILQALALMLEKDPGERITTAKLAKEVGVSEAALYRHFPSKARMFEGLIEFTEEAIFSRMNLIAKEQADLDTQCQQTLGLILTFASRNPGICRLLTGEALSGEHERLRGRISQLFNRVETQIKQLFRQHEVATKGKYTPEIGSRANLLVAVVEGRILQYVRTDFAQSPLASWDNQWQLLQSITAVD, from the coding sequence ATGACAACAAGAAATTCATCGAAGAGAAAGAATGAAATCTTGCAAGCTTTAGCACTAATGCTTGAAAAAGATCCTGGGGAACGTATTACAACAGCAAAGTTAGCAAAAGAGGTAGGAGTCTCTGAAGCAGCTTTGTATCGACACTTTCCAAGTAAGGCTAGAATGTTTGAAGGCTTAATAGAGTTTACTGAAGAAGCGATTTTTTCTCGGATGAACCTGATCGCTAAAGAGCAAGCCGACCTGGATACACAATGCCAGCAAACGTTAGGGCTTATTTTGACCTTTGCAAGCCGAAACCCGGGTATTTGTCGATTACTCACAGGAGAGGCTTTGTCTGGTGAGCATGAGCGTTTGCGCGGACGTATTAGCCAGTTGTTCAATCGAGTTGAGACCCAGATTAAACAACTTTTCCGTCAGCATGAAGTGGCGACAAAGGGCAAGTACACACCAGAAATAGGAAGCCGTGCAAATTTATTGGTAGCTGTTGTTGAGGGAAGAATACTGCAGTATGTCAGAACTGATTTTGCACAATCCCCATTAGCAAGCTGGGATAATCAATGGCAACTGCTGCAATCTATTACAGCAGTTGATTGA
- the pyrE gene encoding orotate phosphoribosyltransferase: protein MHDYQTQFIELALSKNVLKFGEFTLKSGRKSPYFFNTGLFDSGADLAQLGRCYAQTIVQQKIPYDVIFGPAYKGIPLVSCTTMALADHHDISAPYSFNRKEKKDHGEGGSIVGSALNGNVLIIDDVISAGTAIRESIDIIKQNGATPKAVLIALDRQEKGTGELSAVQEVEQDYGIPVFSIIKLADLLNYLKDHPTFSDFYPKVLEYRETYGVE, encoded by the coding sequence ATGCACGATTACCAAACACAGTTCATAGAGCTGGCACTATCAAAAAATGTTCTTAAATTCGGTGAGTTTACGTTAAAGAGCGGCCGCAAAAGCCCCTATTTCTTTAATACAGGCTTATTTGACAGTGGTGCTGACCTAGCGCAACTGGGACGCTGTTATGCACAAACTATTGTGCAACAAAAAATTCCTTACGACGTCATATTTGGCCCAGCCTATAAAGGCATCCCCCTCGTCAGTTGCACGACCATGGCTCTCGCCGATCACCACGACATCAGCGCTCCTTACAGTTTCAACCGCAAAGAGAAGAAAGATCATGGTGAAGGGGGCAGTATTGTCGGCAGTGCCCTAAATGGAAATGTCCTAATCATTGATGACGTCATCAGTGCAGGAACTGCTATTAGGGAGTCAATTGATATCATTAAACAAAACGGGGCGACTCCGAAAGCAGTGCTCATCGCCTTAGATCGACAAGAAAAAGGAACCGGAGAGTTATCTGCTGTTCAGGAAGTTGAACAAGATTACGGAATTCCAGTATTTTCTATTATAAAGTTAGCGGATCTGCTAAATTATTTAAAAGATCATCCTACATTTAGTGACTTCTACCCCAAAGTGCTCGAATATCGAGAGACTTACGGTGTCGAGTAG
- a CDS encoding phosphomannomutase/phosphoglucomutase, whose translation MTKGKSLASFFIVPLVIGLVILVGVSASLYYLGIQDPLEKQAQQLLASRTAERANLIEQRIEQIQATLDLASQSVFAEDNSEVIEKIKKQVPQLEQVVVFENASIQPANDATPAITHVVIDLLRKTEQGEPTPPELILKNGQPDYIAFTEKLGDDRLVLATVSLSQIKALLGKADSQSRLELRQSFGNTSHVVAFVGSEPAEGAPLIESPTFGANWSLALWQRVGALTTDAGQLPLLLFIAAVVAFLIVGLMPLLSMKRLFSSDARHFIKGVKDSSVTHKKYQLSFFNELAAGFSRASGDPAPLQQDESVDDDIDIEEAKEDADKKRRARPLINPEDDASQADEAADNKSDLGSDDEPTMAKDVNEDAASQRINPDIFREYDIRGVMGESLDYETVYVIGKAIGSEAYSRGEQSVIVGRDGRLSSPELHRALTEGLLASGRDVIDLGMVPTPLVYFGTHTLGSRSGVMITGSHNPPEHNGLKVVLAGETLYGKDIQDILKRIQMQEFFNGKGSLSESSIEQNYLESLTSDIQLDKPLKVAVDCGNGVTGEVAPKMLQALGCEVIGLYTEIDGNFPNHHPDPNSASNLNDLIEMVTSEKADIGLAFDGDGDRLGVVDNKGKVIWTDRLMMLFAQDVLTRNPGAEIIYDVKCTRFLRDVITQAGGQPLMWKTGHSLMKAKMRETEAPFGGEGSGHLYFNERWYGFDDALYAAARLLEILCRSEATSSEVFEELPEGLSSEEINVPVPDKVKFKLIKALIAKGEFGEGEVTTIDGLRVDYKHRWLLARASNTTPSIVVKFEADNEVSLEAVRDTLRKQLLKIAPKLKLNF comes from the coding sequence ATGACAAAGGGTAAGAGTTTAGCCAGCTTTTTTATTGTTCCTTTAGTTATTGGTTTAGTGATCTTAGTGGGGGTTTCTGCAAGTCTTTATTACCTAGGGATCCAAGATCCTTTGGAAAAGCAGGCGCAGCAGTTATTGGCGTCTCGAACCGCTGAGCGAGCCAATTTAATCGAGCAAAGAATTGAGCAGATTCAAGCTACACTGGATTTAGCAAGCCAGTCTGTGTTTGCAGAAGACAATAGTGAAGTCATTGAAAAGATAAAAAAGCAAGTGCCGCAACTCGAGCAGGTTGTCGTGTTTGAAAATGCATCCATACAGCCCGCTAATGATGCAACTCCAGCCATTACTCATGTCGTTATTGATTTATTACGAAAAACCGAGCAAGGAGAGCCGACTCCTCCCGAACTGATCCTTAAAAATGGCCAACCCGATTATATCGCTTTTACCGAAAAACTGGGTGACGATAGGTTGGTGTTAGCAACAGTCAGCTTGTCACAAATTAAAGCGTTGCTGGGCAAAGCTGATAGTCAAAGCCGCTTGGAGCTTAGACAGAGCTTTGGCAATACATCTCATGTTGTTGCTTTTGTTGGGAGTGAGCCTGCCGAGGGTGCGCCTCTCATTGAGTCACCGACCTTTGGAGCCAACTGGTCACTGGCGCTATGGCAACGGGTAGGTGCTCTAACTACCGACGCTGGTCAGTTACCATTATTATTGTTTATCGCTGCAGTCGTTGCTTTTTTGATTGTGGGGCTAATGCCTTTGTTAAGCATGAAACGTCTATTTAGTAGTGATGCGCGTCATTTCATCAAAGGTGTTAAGGATAGTTCTGTAACTCATAAAAAGTATCAGCTGAGTTTCTTTAATGAGCTCGCCGCCGGCTTTTCCAGAGCTTCAGGAGATCCTGCACCACTTCAGCAAGATGAGAGTGTGGATGATGACATTGATATTGAGGAAGCCAAAGAGGACGCTGATAAAAAGCGTCGAGCCCGTCCACTGATTAACCCTGAGGATGACGCTAGCCAAGCTGATGAGGCTGCTGACAATAAATCTGACCTTGGCAGTGACGACGAGCCTACTATGGCTAAAGATGTGAATGAAGATGCGGCTTCACAAAGAATTAATCCAGACATTTTCCGCGAATATGATATTCGGGGTGTTATGGGGGAGAGCCTGGATTATGAAACGGTGTATGTCATCGGCAAGGCTATCGGCAGTGAAGCTTATTCTCGTGGCGAGCAGAGTGTGATTGTTGGACGTGATGGTCGCTTATCGAGTCCAGAATTACACAGAGCGTTGACGGAAGGTTTGTTGGCCAGTGGCCGTGATGTGATTGACTTAGGTATGGTGCCGACACCGTTAGTATACTTTGGGACCCATACCTTGGGCTCACGTTCTGGCGTAATGATTACGGGCAGTCATAACCCTCCTGAGCATAATGGTTTGAAAGTAGTACTGGCTGGTGAGACCTTATACGGAAAAGATATACAAGACATTTTGAAGCGTATTCAAATGCAGGAATTCTTTAACGGTAAGGGAAGCTTAAGCGAGTCAAGTATTGAGCAAAATTACCTTGAAAGTTTAACTTCAGACATTCAGTTGGATAAGCCACTCAAGGTTGCTGTGGATTGTGGTAATGGAGTGACGGGTGAAGTGGCACCTAAGATGTTACAAGCCCTTGGTTGTGAGGTTATTGGCTTGTATACCGAAATAGATGGAAACTTCCCTAATCATCATCCAGATCCAAATTCTGCCAGTAACTTAAATGACTTGATAGAGATGGTCACCTCTGAAAAAGCTGATATTGGTTTGGCTTTTGATGGTGATGGTGACCGCCTTGGTGTTGTCGACAACAAGGGTAAAGTCATTTGGACTGACCGCTTGATGATGTTGTTCGCGCAAGATGTTCTGACGCGAAATCCTGGCGCTGAGATTATTTATGATGTGAAGTGTACTCGTTTCCTAAGAGATGTCATTACGCAAGCTGGCGGACAGCCTTTAATGTGGAAAACCGGACACTCGCTAATGAAAGCTAAAATGCGTGAAACTGAAGCACCTTTCGGCGGTGAGGGTAGTGGGCATCTATACTTTAATGAACGCTGGTATGGTTTTGATGATGCTTTGTATGCGGCTGCTCGATTACTAGAAATATTGTGCCGTTCAGAAGCAACATCGTCAGAGGTGTTTGAAGAGTTGCCAGAAGGCTTATCATCTGAAGAAATTAATGTGCCGGTTCCTGATAAGGTGAAGTTTAAGTTAATCAAGGCACTAATTGCGAAAGGCGAGTTTGGCGAAGGAGAAGTCACGACTATTGATGGCTTGAGGGTCGATTATAAACATCGCTGGCTACTCGCGAGGGCATCAAATACCACTCCAAGCATCGTAGTAAAATTTGAAGCCGATAATGAAGTATCTTTAGAAGCGGTAAGAGATACTTTACGGAAACAATTATTAAAAATAGCACCTAAACTAAAACTTAACTTTTAG